The following nucleotide sequence is from Citrus sinensis cultivar Valencia sweet orange chromosome 6, DVS_A1.0, whole genome shotgun sequence.
CTTTTTCCTAGTGAACAGTTTGTGGATCAGGTCCATCCTTCTAAAACCATGATTCAGTGTTTCTTCCTTGTTTCCTCTGACATTTTTGACTGTGGTCATGTTCGTTATGtgctctttttcttattgtaGCTTTTGCATAGTGTATACTTTGCATGTTATTTTGAGAAGAGAAGATGTAGATTTTAGGAGTACCTGTTCaagcaattttctttttttaaattttaaacgtTGCGAGTTATGACTGATATTCTTCTTTCTAACTGTGTTGGATGATTATACCCTTCCTCCAGTTTGTTCAAATATTAGCCGCGCCATGTGACTTGAACCATTCAGCTATTGTATACATATGAGATATGAAACTGTATGTGTAATGAAATTGTTGATCTTGCACAAGAACTCAAGAAGATTATTAAACTTGCTAGTTTTTATGAACAACTTGCTACAGGTCGAGAACCGCATCCCTTTGCCAACTTTATGGGCAGGGATTCAGGTTCCCCACATAATCAACGATGCGCTGATTATAAATGGTTGGTCCCAGCAAACcattataaatttgataagATGATTGCTTATAAATGGAGAAATCTTGGTGAATTTTAAACTTGCATTTCTATTGAACCCAGAACAAACAGAGTACattgataaaattcaattctAAATCTTGAACAAGTGTTTGTGAACCTTCAACACCAGTCGACACGTCAATGAGATTCTGGTCGAAGTTCTGTGAATAACTTTGGGATCTCCTCTATTAATTACTTCAACAGCTTTCTCTGAGCTTGCCAATGCCTCAACCTCATTTTTAACCTGAAAAAAGGAATGTTGAGTACACAAGGCAAAATGGGCACGCCAATTCTTTCAAAAACGAGTCAAATGATGTAACTATAATAATGATGCCATTCTTACCCTGTCGTATTGATGAACTTCACTATCCTTTATACCGTGCAGGTAGTCTGTTAATCATATGCATGGTCATGtcaattaattgtgattataAACCAATTACACCACAAGTACATCAATGTATAAACACTTTCCAGAGTATGCATCGTCCTTGAAGATTAACAAACTGCGAGGCATTAATAGGATAGAAAAGGGATGGTGGCTATCCTTCCATTCGTTTTTTTCAGTCACAAATGCATCACCATTATAACTTTCAGGTACGATgttgttcttcaattttggATGGGGAGTGAAATCCATAACAACAGGTGATCCAAGAGATAAGATTGCTACAACAGGAAAATATGCAGGCCCATCCTGATGTGGCTGCAAAAACAATAATGTGATCAGAACCGATAATGTAATATTACACTAACCATTGTCAATAATAGACTTCAAAAGCTTTACAAAAAGAGACAGATATAAGAGGGCTCAGTGCAAACCATTATGCCTTGGTTAGGTTGGTATTCATTGATGAGAATGTGATTAATTGCTGAAGGGAACAGCCCTGATTTTTCATAGATTCTTCGCGTAATCATTGTAAGCCAAGGAGGTACTACAAGAGAGACAGACAGTTATTTTTGCATCCCGTATCAACAGGCAAATCATGAGTTTTCACAGTAATATGTTGCCACAAAAACCATATGTTTAAATGGTGAACAAAGGCATGTGTTCATTATGACTTGGTTAAAATACAAcataacaaattaacaatacGAGGTTTACACAATCTGAGATGAACGAAGGCATGTAATTCATATCACATGCCAAGACATCCAGTTACCACTACTTGCTTTGACAGAAGGCAGTAATTATCACTTAGTTTACAGGAACATTAGCACATAGTTTTGTTGTCATCAGCTAGGAAACAGCTTATATTatgcaaataattttactagtAGCTGCATGAGGTGAATGGAAGGGGCCTTAGGTGAAATTTGAGGTTTACACGTTCTGGATTACAACAAGAAGGTTTAATAtgtcattaaaagataaagatgaACAAAACCTTGAATGATAGTGAGTGcaacattttaaaattgtacTAGTGAAGCAAAATAACCATATGTTTGAACCTAATGACTTGGTTAAATACAACATAACAATAATCTGTAAGTTATCTGTAATCAAATATCACATGCCTAAGGCATAATGCAATGATAGCTGTTTAATCAATAAGCAATAATTCATAGCATCTTAAGATTAATAACACTGATATTTAGAATATCCTAACCACACCTTAGCATAACTCTTTTGCCATCTGCTCAAAACCACTTATATGGGCAAATAACTCTAGTGGTAACGGTACGGGGCTGTTTAGAAAAGAGAGTTAGATCATATTTGAGGTTTATGTTAGATCATATTTGAGGTTTATGTACTACACTACCGCACAGAGTTAAGAGTTAGAgcagattaaaaaattattgtgtatGCCAAAAAAGAGCAAGATGAACAAAAATCTTGGATGAATATGAgtgtcaaaaattttaaatcatacaAATGAAGCATAAAACACATAaactatcaaattaatacAACATTCACATAGTGCTGACATGATCAATCAAACAAGTTCATCTAAAACTTGGGATACAAATACTTACAATCTTGCGGCAGAAGACCCTTTTCATGGACAACACCACCTGTCGTTAACCAAGATACAAGgaacaaaaacacaaaaatcatACATATCAGCGATTTGAAACAAAGGGTTTCTCATAGATCATCTATTATACCAATTTGAAGTATAAAACATAACATACCCCAATTTTGTAATCTCCTATTTTTCAAAGACTTCCACTTTGACAGAGGAGCTCCATATATCTATGAACGAGAAGCAGTTATATTATCAAGAACACAAAGACGgcataaagaaaatgaaaagttaaGAAGAGGGGACAGCATAGCTACATTATTTAGGAGCTGTGTTTCTTCAATGTTTGTGATGAAATCAGGAACATACATCAGAGTTGGTAGATTCCCAACTGTGAACTGATTGAAATTCTCTGTTACTTCCATCTGCTCTCCAAATTCTTTCACAAATATTCAAAGCTAAATCAtagtacaaataaataaaaaccgaGCAGATCCGCCACTGCTATGGTTCCTCCTGTTTCTCTGGCTCTCTGCTGCAAAAGAGTTGAGCTATTAGCACCCCTTCAATTTCCTCTTAAAACCCATCATTGGCTGTTTACAACTTTACCCTTCATTAAAATTACACTTAAAGGCATAAATAGGAGTTCATGAcaaactcttattttttacgaatttcatcatcttcttttaaaattaatagttttatctcaaaattttatggctgctatatttttttattttttatttttacatatcCAAGATTTACGATCAACATCCATTTTCCTTTGCTTCTCAATAGTTGATGAGAATTTACGGAAAATTTACAACATGCTTCCATGAATAAAGGGTCGTAGAAGGCCTTTAGTTATGTTGAAAGTCTTAATTATTCACTGCATATATTACGAAATTCTGTCAACTAGTCATATATGTTCCAGAGGCGAGGATTTCTTGTTGATTTGTTATTGGCTTCAGATGATAAAGTGATTCAGGCTTTCAATTTAGAATCAATATGTCTCTAACTTAGGCTTTTGTTAT
It contains:
- the LOC102613756 gene encoding uncharacterized protein LOC102613756, which codes for MEVTENFNQFTVGNLPTLMYVPDFITNIEETQLLNNIYGAPLSKWKSLKNRRLQNWGGVVHEKGLLPQDLPPWLTMITRRIYEKSGLFPSAINHILINEYQPNQGIMPHQDGPAYFPVVAILSLGSPVVMDFTPHPKLKNNIVPESYNGDAFVTEKNEWKDSHHPFSILLMPRSLLIFKDDAYSDYLHGIKDSEVHQYDRVKNEVEALASSEKAVEVINRGDPKVIHRTSTRISLTCRLVLKVHKHLFKI